A region from the Pseudonocardia petroleophila genome encodes:
- a CDS encoding protocatechuate 3,4-dioxygenase: MDSKILERAILTLAGDPDLLDRFRAEPATVGPELGLDAEWAGVITRGDRDRLRSAGLGDGITILVSRWFADDLGDSASTGRFSVEAGGELPDPDVPSNLVFAGGCSHVPDLLARPEIDPADGVDRLTAGYLRLAADLAAAEPDIILVTADCHFQSFTTGATVVGTGSAHTGSMAFFKRPDLDLELQGDPTFARAIVDAVRAEGLEVEESTRIELDHGLIVPLRMLLPRPDIPVVPIITQPARGFSPFGSRAFGEVLRTVVESGKRRVAMLATGGLSHWLDPGKFGHVDEEFDTYLLEMLKAGKGLELGNLEPYALLDHGQYEFPNWLIMLGLVGPGIRGDVYAYEPMQASGGGWTVVNMPLPRKVPAGV; the protein is encoded by the coding sequence ATGGACTCGAAGATCCTCGAGCGCGCCATCCTCACGCTTGCGGGCGACCCGGACCTGCTCGACAGGTTCCGGGCGGAGCCTGCCACGGTCGGGCCCGAGCTCGGGCTGGACGCCGAGTGGGCCGGGGTGATCACCAGGGGCGACCGGGACCGGCTCCGGTCCGCCGGGCTCGGCGACGGCATCACCATCCTGGTCAGCCGCTGGTTCGCCGACGACCTCGGCGACTCGGCGAGTACCGGCCGATTCTCCGTCGAAGCTGGCGGCGAGCTGCCCGATCCCGACGTGCCGTCGAACCTCGTCTTCGCCGGGGGCTGCTCGCACGTGCCTGACCTGCTGGCCCGCCCCGAGATCGACCCTGCTGACGGGGTGGACCGTCTGACGGCAGGATACCTGCGGTTGGCCGCTGACCTCGCTGCCGCGGAGCCAGACATCATTCTCGTCACCGCGGACTGCCACTTCCAGAGCTTCACCACCGGCGCCACGGTCGTCGGGACGGGATCGGCGCACACCGGGTCCATGGCCTTCTTCAAGCGCCCCGACCTGGACCTGGAGTTGCAGGGCGACCCGACCTTCGCCCGAGCGATCGTCGACGCCGTCCGCGCGGAGGGCCTCGAGGTCGAGGAGTCCACCCGGATCGAGCTCGACCACGGCCTGATCGTGCCGCTGCGGATGCTGCTGCCGCGGCCGGACATCCCTGTCGTGCCGATCATCACCCAGCCGGCGCGCGGATTCTCCCCCTTCGGCTCCCGGGCCTTCGGCGAGGTCCTTCGCACCGTCGTCGAGTCGGGCAAGCGCCGCGTCGCCATGCTCGCCACCGGGGGCCTGTCGCACTGGCTCGACCCTGGCAAGTTCGGCCACGTCGACGAGGAGTTCGACACCTACCTGCTCGAGATGCTCAAGGCCGGCAAGGGCCTCGAGCTCGGCAACCTCGAGCCCTACGCCTTGCTCGACCACGGCCAGTACGAGTTCCCGAACTGGCTGATCATGCTCGGGCTGGTCGGGCCCGGGATCCGTGGCGACGTCTACGCCTACGAACCGATGCAGGCTTCCGGCGGTGGCTGGACCGTGGTCAACATGCCGCTTCCACGGAAGGTGCCCGCAGGTGTCTAA
- a CDS encoding nitrilase-related carbon-nitrogen hydrolase, with protein MSKRERAASLRIGLTQWRPTRDIAANLATATDLVAAAGPGADLVLLPENGLMLGSNTEMREAALAVDSPEIDELRAAAETARTAVVLGGFKHRTDDGRITNTALVIGSDGEIAGSYDKIHLFDARIAGTSFEASSVEQPGARPVIVEIEGVRVGLSICYDVRFPELYRGLALAGAEVILVPAAFTHTTGKAHWEVLLRARAIESAAFVVASATIRGTDGTDAFETYGHALAVDPWGEVLADLGEAAPAWQVLELPLAEVHQVRDRLPVLRGVRPEATGAPPEIIPVR; from the coding sequence GTGTCTAAGCGGGAACGGGCCGCGAGTCTGCGGATCGGGCTGACCCAGTGGCGCCCGACCCGGGACATCGCAGCCAACCTGGCGACGGCGACCGACCTGGTCGCCGCCGCCGGGCCCGGCGCGGATCTGGTGCTCCTGCCGGAGAACGGCCTGATGCTCGGCAGCAACACCGAGATGCGCGAAGCGGCCCTCGCCGTCGATTCGCCGGAGATCGACGAGCTGCGCGCCGCCGCCGAGACGGCCCGGACCGCAGTGGTCCTCGGCGGCTTCAAACACCGCACCGACGACGGACGGATCACCAACACCGCCCTGGTCATCGGCTCGGACGGGGAGATCGCGGGCAGTTATGACAAGATCCACTTGTTCGACGCGCGCATCGCCGGGACGTCGTTCGAGGCATCCTCGGTGGAACAGCCCGGGGCCCGCCCCGTAATCGTCGAGATCGAGGGCGTACGCGTCGGCCTTTCCATCTGCTACGACGTACGGTTTCCTGAGCTGTACCGCGGGCTGGCACTCGCCGGGGCCGAGGTGATCCTGGTGCCGGCGGCGTTCACCCACACGACCGGGAAGGCACACTGGGAAGTGTTGCTGCGCGCACGCGCCATCGAGAGCGCCGCATTCGTCGTCGCGTCTGCCACGATCCGGGGCACCGACGGCACGGACGCGTTCGAGACCTACGGCCACGCGCTGGCTGTGGACCCATGGGGCGAGGTGCTCGCCGACCTCGGCGAGGCCGCCCCCGCCTGGCAGGTGCTCGAGCTTCCCCTGGCCGAGGTGCACCAGGTCCGCGACCGGCTCCCGGTCCTGCGTGGCGTCCGTCCAGAGGCAACGGGCGCGCCTCCTGAGATCATCCCGGTGCGCTGA
- a CDS encoding GntR family transcriptional regulator, producing the protein MTGVRAGNTVDEIYHTLRERIIDGVYAPGVRMSQNTLAAELSVSRTPLREALQRLEGDGLLVSKANRGMQVAPTDVGQVEQHYAIRLLLEPPTIAAIVADLAEADHAKMAAELDAMEVYRNRIRDFQEAHMRFHEFCINHYPPALAELTHTLHLKIYRHQRLYLSRPEVPEDFTNVDRMFLDAMRAGDAELTRQLLEFHLIDAAIGLVSDGAPDHRYDALLVAARGVGITLGVEADNTARRPASISWVRNGAHTIPSITTANLVHSADARPDQGD; encoded by the coding sequence GTGACCGGGGTACGGGCGGGCAACACGGTAGACGAGATCTACCACACCCTGCGTGAAAGGATCATCGACGGCGTGTACGCGCCGGGGGTCCGGATGTCGCAGAACACCCTGGCCGCCGAGTTGAGTGTCAGCCGGACCCCGCTCCGGGAGGCGCTGCAGCGCCTGGAAGGCGACGGCCTGCTCGTCTCCAAGGCCAACCGCGGGATGCAGGTCGCTCCGACCGATGTCGGGCAGGTCGAGCAGCACTACGCGATCCGGCTCCTCCTCGAGCCGCCGACGATCGCCGCGATCGTGGCCGATCTGGCCGAGGCTGACCACGCGAAGATGGCCGCGGAGCTCGACGCCATGGAGGTCTACCGGAACCGGATCCGGGACTTCCAGGAAGCGCACATGCGCTTCCACGAGTTCTGTATCAACCACTATCCACCGGCCCTCGCCGAGCTCACACACACGCTGCACCTGAAGATCTACCGGCACCAACGGCTCTACCTGTCGCGGCCCGAGGTACCCGAGGACTTCACCAACGTCGATCGGATGTTCCTGGACGCCATGCGCGCAGGGGATGCCGAGCTCACCCGGCAGCTCCTGGAGTTCCACCTCATCGACGCCGCCATCGGTCTGGTGTCAGACGGCGCGCCGGACCACCGCTACGACGCCCTACTTGTGGCGGCCCGGGGGGTGGGCATCACACTCGGGGTGGAGGCCGACAACACGGCGAGGCGTCCGGCGTCGATCTCCTGGGTGAGGAACGGCGCCCACACCATCCCCTCCATCACCACTGCGAACCTCGTCCACAGCGCCGACGCACGACCGGACCAGGGCGACTGA
- a CDS encoding tyrosine-type recombinase/integrase, whose translation MPGSSKRQRGEIEKLPSGSLRVRVYAGLDALSGKRNYLVETVPAGPKAAAEAEKVRRRLVHQVDERRNPRTKATVNQLMDRYLELLDVEETTLDRYEQTIRVHIRPLLGHIPLAKLDGETIDNHQAILRRCRTHCDGRPFMEHAVSGSHECSEKCRAHVCRPLATSTIRKVHFCLSGALGRAVRWRWITVNPLDQAEPPRGGRSDPNPPTSDQAAAILNAAFPDFMWGCFLWLAMTTGARRGELCAMRWDLLDLDRAVLTIRSSIAQQGTRTWEKDTKTHQQRRIALDDNTASLLRAYRQLCEQNAAAVDVTIAEDGRLFSASLDHRVWLRPSSVSNRYARMCGRLGWDMHLHQLRHYSATELIAAGVDVRTVAGRLGHGGGGSTTLRAYTAWVAEADQRAMKLAGVRMPPPPISNHTIETAGLSTTQPCRSSPYRRIAKDLRSAIACGAITAGYTLPTITTLQQRYGVSAGTAHRAIALLKTEGLIATTRGKRAVVTTPPARIHDKQFSIDARPVEQHSPIRRRPRQ comes from the coding sequence ATGCCGGGGTCCTCGAAGCGTCAGCGGGGCGAGATCGAGAAGCTGCCCAGCGGCTCGCTGCGGGTCCGCGTCTACGCAGGTCTTGACGCTCTGAGCGGCAAGCGCAACTACCTCGTCGAAACCGTCCCCGCAGGCCCGAAGGCTGCCGCGGAGGCCGAGAAGGTCCGGCGCCGGCTGGTGCACCAGGTTGACGAGCGCCGCAACCCGCGCACCAAGGCGACGGTCAACCAGCTGATGGACCGCTACCTCGAGCTGCTCGACGTCGAGGAGACCACCCTCGACCGGTACGAACAGACGATCCGCGTTCACATTCGCCCGCTCCTCGGGCACATCCCGCTAGCCAAGCTCGACGGCGAGACGATCGACAACCACCAGGCGATCCTCCGCCGCTGCCGCACCCATTGCGACGGCCGGCCATTCATGGAGCACGCCGTCAGCGGCTCCCACGAGTGCTCAGAGAAGTGCCGGGCGCACGTCTGCCGCCCGCTGGCGACCTCGACGATCCGCAAGGTGCACTTCTGCCTGAGCGGCGCTCTCGGCCGCGCTGTCCGCTGGCGCTGGATCACGGTCAATCCCCTCGACCAGGCGGAGCCACCCCGCGGTGGCCGCTCCGACCCCAACCCCCCAACTTCCGATCAGGCCGCAGCGATCCTCAACGCCGCGTTCCCGGACTTCATGTGGGGCTGCTTCCTCTGGCTGGCCATGACCACGGGCGCCCGGCGCGGCGAGCTCTGCGCGATGCGCTGGGACCTCCTTGACTTGGACCGCGCCGTCCTGACGATCCGCAGCAGCATTGCTCAGCAGGGCACACGTACCTGGGAGAAGGACACGAAGACCCACCAGCAACGCCGGATTGCGCTCGACGACAACACGGCCTCCCTGCTGCGTGCCTATCGTCAGCTATGCGAGCAGAACGCTGCAGCGGTCGACGTCACGATCGCAGAGGACGGGCGATTGTTCTCCGCGTCCCTCGACCACCGGGTGTGGCTTCGACCCTCATCCGTCTCGAATCGCTACGCCCGGATGTGCGGGCGACTCGGCTGGGACATGCATCTTCACCAGCTGCGCCACTATTCCGCCACCGAACTGATCGCCGCGGGTGTAGACGTCCGCACCGTGGCCGGTCGGCTCGGACACGGCGGCGGAGGTTCGACGACGCTGCGCGCCTACACAGCCTGGGTCGCCGAAGCGGATCAACGAGCGATGAAACTTGCCGGAGTTCGAATGCCGCCGCCGCCCATCAGTAATCATACTATTGAAACAGCAGGGCTTTCGACGACACAGCCTTGCCGCAGTAGCCCCTACCGGCGGATAGCCAAAGACCTTAGGTCCGCTATTGCATGTGGCGCAATCACGGCAGGCTACACTTTGCCAACAATCACCACCTTGCAGCAGCGCTACGGAGTATCAGCAGGAACGGCTCACCGCGCCATCGCTCTACTCAAGACAGAAGGACTTATCGCGACGACTAGGGGCAAGCGCGCTGTCGTTACCACTCCACCGGCACGAATACACGATAAGCAGTTCAGTATAGACGCCCGGCCGGTCGAGCAGCACAGCCCCATCAGAAGGCGACCTCGGCAGTAA
- a CDS encoding trypsin-like peptidase domain-containing protein — MGILVSSQEVVTCAHVLDDVLGVNWHRGGSGAVVRVAFPFQGETVYRDGIVDRNRYTPRGRSRLRPSLAADVAVIQLAGEAPEGVQPAMLGTPRPGAAVKAYGFRSIVQPGGLSVSHPDGEWARGTISGSQPGGRMQFDGTRISGHRIQRGYSGAAVFDENQEIVVGMVVEADRDESSRVAQLIDADALIGVITSRPNANDVGAESFSSALGASARGETRKRAIEASESTFFVGRVELKQAIIERIAGGQGSTPLHIIGHGGIGKSSLLQQLAMDARSLGRSPAYIDLAFVRSPLDLLRRLAQTLQSIGEFAFSAYAQASARYERIEAVLLRNPKLSQSAVVFVSKRHELQMSHYDVPESVDIGLAGVDQHSLLSIYAALDADDRSFFLSPLNVMADAFGSDVEGASSRSLFLLDRTEKIPAHLGEWLWRDLLPLIRGITIITAGRNDIPPSWQPPPGRVKIYELGPLTAAEVQEYLSIAGVREDSLRDRIARSSAGIPLALELAVESAGSLGVLQQDEDVDAFVVDRMIAVFLGELSAEHRTALQRLAVFRRFNRETLNAFNLGDEAAIISMLAARFMKHDRYGYAVHDSVRDFILRDLRRQEPTLHASLHSSAAAFYAARRRLNVDDDQYFIEWLYHVLSSDPPEGFKSLRSFFSSAALAIKPELCESIIKVAYEADFEGALPESWIRFYEGSLYRQRFDFAAAERTYEELLATPGVDSDRELMAELLYQRSVALWYLCRYEESITVAGQSMLLNDEMGKENFYNRSLGIVGLALDRLGRFDDALVAVKEMLSRGDGSQPDPVSSGYALNSIGYFSWHAGRWGVAEESLLNCRDRWVALKSPVGECYPIGHLGGVYAAAGHLDRAAEMLERGRQLSELTGNSEMLSVCLQNSSMLERRRGNLVEARSYAERAMNVSASLNHSYFLADSARLLAEARLEEQDLSGAEDALEVGAQAAFGTGAVYLQGHLDVVTCRCAVARSRDAGDSEVQQLRDRLMALSEGFVAAGYYDLACWIDLLVADIRSQDSPSDCSFWLLRGASHAFSCNWYMGMDYLERVQSVSHSWVAGAAMVEKLRDKYNVSSLWDLYVSEGSWRLRNSEVVDVARSRKLWT; from the coding sequence ATGGGAATACTAGTCTCATCTCAAGAAGTTGTAACGTGCGCCCATGTTTTGGATGACGTACTTGGCGTCAACTGGCATCGGGGAGGGTCAGGCGCTGTAGTGCGCGTCGCCTTTCCGTTTCAGGGAGAAACGGTCTATCGCGACGGAATAGTCGACCGAAATCGCTATACGCCGCGTGGTCGATCTAGGTTGAGGCCGTCGCTGGCTGCAGATGTTGCTGTCATACAGCTCGCCGGGGAAGCTCCTGAGGGAGTGCAACCTGCGATGCTCGGTACGCCGAGACCGGGGGCAGCGGTAAAGGCGTATGGTTTCCGCAGTATTGTGCAGCCAGGAGGACTCTCCGTGAGTCACCCCGATGGAGAGTGGGCACGAGGAACGATCTCTGGCTCTCAACCCGGGGGGCGAATGCAGTTCGACGGTACCAGAATTTCGGGCCATCGCATTCAACGCGGTTACAGCGGCGCAGCGGTTTTCGATGAGAACCAGGAGATCGTCGTGGGAATGGTAGTAGAAGCGGACCGAGACGAGTCTTCGCGGGTGGCGCAACTCATTGATGCTGACGCCCTCATCGGTGTCATAACTAGTCGGCCGAATGCCAATGATGTGGGTGCTGAAAGCTTCTCTAGCGCATTAGGCGCTTCTGCCAGGGGCGAGACAAGGAAGAGAGCCATAGAAGCGAGCGAGTCGACGTTCTTTGTTGGCAGAGTTGAGCTAAAGCAAGCTATTATTGAGAGGATTGCCGGCGGGCAGGGGTCGACTCCGCTTCATATTATCGGGCATGGTGGTATTGGGAAGTCGTCGCTTCTTCAGCAATTGGCGATGGACGCGCGATCCCTGGGGCGGAGTCCGGCATACATTGATTTGGCTTTTGTGCGCAGTCCGCTCGACCTTCTGCGTAGGCTAGCGCAGACGCTTCAGTCGATTGGAGAGTTTGCGTTCTCTGCCTATGCGCAGGCGAGCGCTCGGTATGAGCGCATTGAGGCGGTTCTATTGCGCAATCCGAAGTTAAGTCAATCAGCTGTAGTGTTTGTATCTAAGCGTCATGAACTTCAGATGTCCCATTACGACGTTCCTGAGAGTGTTGATATTGGCCTGGCAGGAGTGGATCAGCATAGCCTCCTATCCATCTATGCGGCTCTCGATGCGGACGATCGCAGCTTCTTCTTAAGTCCGTTGAATGTGATGGCAGATGCGTTTGGCTCGGATGTGGAAGGTGCTTCTTCACGCTCGTTGTTCTTGCTCGATCGCACCGAGAAGATTCCAGCGCATCTTGGAGAATGGCTCTGGAGGGATCTTCTTCCTCTGATCCGTGGCATCACGATCATTACTGCTGGACGAAACGACATTCCGCCCAGTTGGCAGCCGCCACCCGGTCGAGTAAAGATCTACGAGCTTGGCCCGCTCACTGCGGCTGAAGTGCAGGAGTACTTAAGCATTGCCGGTGTTCGCGAAGACTCTCTGAGGGACAGAATAGCGCGGTCTTCCGCTGGGATCCCGCTTGCCCTTGAGCTGGCCGTCGAGAGCGCTGGCTCGCTCGGTGTCCTGCAGCAGGACGAAGATGTTGATGCGTTCGTCGTAGACAGAATGATTGCAGTGTTTCTCGGGGAGCTCTCCGCTGAGCACCGAACTGCCCTCCAGAGACTCGCTGTGTTTCGTAGGTTTAATCGCGAGACTCTGAATGCCTTTAACCTCGGTGATGAAGCTGCGATCATAAGCATGCTTGCAGCACGGTTCATGAAGCATGATCGGTACGGCTATGCGGTGCATGACAGCGTCCGGGACTTCATTCTGAGAGACTTGCGGCGGCAGGAGCCCACACTTCACGCTAGCCTGCATAGCTCCGCTGCAGCGTTCTACGCGGCGCGTCGACGTCTGAATGTAGATGATGACCAGTATTTCATCGAGTGGTTGTATCATGTTCTCTCGTCGGATCCTCCTGAAGGCTTCAAGTCCCTTAGGTCGTTCTTTTCCTCAGCGGCGCTGGCGATCAAGCCGGAACTATGTGAGTCGATTATTAAGGTGGCGTATGAGGCGGATTTTGAAGGTGCTCTGCCCGAAAGTTGGATTCGATTCTATGAAGGATCATTGTACCGTCAACGATTTGATTTCGCTGCGGCAGAGCGAACCTATGAGGAGCTCTTAGCTACGCCTGGCGTGGATTCGGATCGCGAGTTGATGGCTGAGTTGCTCTATCAACGTAGCGTCGCACTATGGTATCTGTGCCGCTATGAGGAATCAATCACCGTCGCTGGCCAAAGCATGCTTCTTAATGATGAGATGGGAAAAGAAAACTTCTACAATCGTTCACTCGGAATAGTGGGTCTTGCGCTGGATAGACTTGGACGATTTGATGACGCACTAGTCGCCGTGAAAGAGATGCTTTCGCGCGGGGATGGGTCGCAACCTGATCCTGTAAGTTCTGGTTATGCCTTGAATAGCATCGGCTACTTCTCCTGGCATGCGGGGCGATGGGGAGTCGCAGAAGAATCACTTCTGAATTGCCGGGATAGGTGGGTTGCGTTGAAGAGCCCGGTGGGTGAATGTTACCCGATTGGGCATCTTGGCGGGGTTTATGCAGCTGCTGGACACCTAGACAGAGCTGCTGAGATGCTAGAACGAGGGCGTCAGCTTAGTGAGCTCACGGGGAATTCGGAGATGTTGTCTGTTTGCCTGCAGAACTCAAGCATGCTCGAGCGACGCAGAGGCAATCTGGTTGAGGCACGTTCGTATGCGGAGCGGGCGATGAATGTTAGCGCATCACTGAATCATTCATACTTCTTAGCAGACTCTGCTCGTTTGTTGGCCGAGGCCAGACTGGAGGAACAAGATCTCTCAGGCGCCGAGGATGCATTAGAGGTAGGCGCCCAGGCAGCTTTCGGTACCGGTGCGGTCTACTTGCAAGGGCACCTAGACGTTGTGACCTGTCGATGCGCGGTAGCACGATCACGTGACGCAGGTGATTCAGAGGTGCAACAGCTGCGCGACCGGCTTATGGCGCTGTCTGAGGGATTTGTCGCAGCAGGCTATTATGATCTGGCCTGCTGGATCGATCTGCTGGTCGCAGATATTCGTTCCCAAGATTCACCGAGCGATTGTTCATTTTGGCTGCTGCGGGGTGCCTCTCATGCATTTTCCTGCAACTGGTACATGGGAATGGACTACCTAGAAAGAGTGCAAAGCGTTTCGCACTCCTGGGTCGCTGGAGCCGCCATGGTGGAGAAGCTGAGAGACAAGTATAATGTTTCGTCATTGTGGGACTTGTATGTGAGCGAAGGATCTTGGCGGCTGCGCAACTCAGAGGTTGTCGATGTTGCTCGGAGTAGAAAGTTGTGGACCTGA